A stretch of Dromaius novaehollandiae isolate bDroNov1 chromosome 8, bDroNov1.hap1, whole genome shotgun sequence DNA encodes these proteins:
- the KIF2C gene encoding kinesin-like protein KIF2C isoform X2 → MDPRLCRHICPGRVVNIQRSNGLIHNATIKTVNVERCSVSVEWSEGGAIKGKEIEIDDVITINPELAEEIPAADVKENLPLQENISVQKQKRRTTLSKIPAPREALRGRSTRMSVITESQGNLQENEMEVDPCTSTQTRNSSAIPAGRTRASRLSCAPEPSLTNVNGNIEDHLPPARVSSSANPVRRRSNIVKEMEKMKNKREEKRAQISEIRTKRAQEFDSSCPNWEFARMIREFRATLDCQPISITDPIEEHRICVCVRKRPLNKQELLKKECDVITVPSKCVLLVHEPKLKVDLTKYLETQAFRFDFSFDESSSNEMVYRFTARPLVQTIFEGGKATCFAYGQTGSGKTHTMGGDFSGRAQNASKGIYAFASQDVFLLLSQPKYRNQDLEVYVTFFEIYNGKVFDLLNKKAKLRVLEDGKQQVQVVGLQERQVGCAEDVIRMIEMGSACRTSGQTFANASSSRSHACFQIILRRRGKMLGKFSLVDLAGNERGADTSSADRQTRMEGAEINKSLLALKECIRALGQNKSHTPFRESKLTQVLRDSFIGTNSRTCMIAMISPGMSSCEYTLNTLRYADRVKELSPHNGGGETQNHMETENEETETSGEGSSLQHNLSKDEEEDLSPHMFSFREAMIQIGEQEEKVVEQLRELRQRMTELDYLLGMTEQPDYDLETFVSRAKYFVEESSRNILNVGETLGALVVAMQLEEQASRQMSKQRPQ, encoded by the exons ATGGATCCCCGCCTTTGCCGCCACATTTGCCCCGGCCGCGTCGTCAACATCCAACGGAGCAACG GCCTCATCCACAACGCCACGATAAAGACAGTGAACGTGGAGCGCTGCTCTGTGTCTGTGGAGTGGTCCGAGGGCGGCGCCATCAAGGGCAAGGAG ATTGAGATTGACGATGTGATAACAATAAATCCTGAGTTAGCAGAAGAAATACCTGCTGCAGATGTGAAAGAGAACCTTCCTCTGCAAGAGAATATAAGTGTACAG aaaCAGAAACGTAGAACAACCCTTTCAAAAATTCCTGCTCCACGTGAAG CTCTGCGTGGCCGTTCCACCAGGATGTCTGTTATCACAGAGTCTCAGGGCAACCTCCAGGAAAATGAGATGGAGGTGGATCCCTGCACCTCTACACAAACAAGAAACAGTTCAGCAATTCCTG ctggcCGGACCAGGGCTAGCAGGCTGAGCTGTGCCCCAGAACCCTCACTGACAAATGTAAATGGAAATATAGAGGATCATCTGCCTCCTGCTAGAGTGAGCTCTTCAGCAAACCCAG TTCGGAGAAGGTCTAACATTgtgaaagagatggagaaaatgaagaacaagagggaagaaaagagagctCAGATCAGTGAAATCAGGACAAAACGTGCACAG GAGTTTGACAGCAGCTGTCCAAATTGGGAATTTGCACGGATGATCAGAGAATTCAGAGCAACACTGGACTGCCAACCGATATCTATAACTGACCCA ATAGAAGAACATAGGATTTGTGTCTGTGTGAGGAAACGCCCCCTAAATAAACAAG AACTTCTAAAAAAGGAATGTGATGTGATCACTGTTCCCAGCAAGTGTGTCCTGCTGGTGCATGAGCCAAAGCTGAAAGTGGATCTTACAAAATACCTTGAAACCCAAGCATTTAGATTTGACTTCTCATTTGATGAATCCTCTTCTAATGAAATGGTATACAG GTTCACTGCTAGGCCTCTTGTACAGACTATCTTTGAGGGTGGAAAGGCAACGTGTTTTGCGTATGGCCAGACGGGCAGTGGCAAGACGCAT ACTATGGGTGGAGACTTCTCGGGGAGAGCACAGAATGCCTCAAAGGGGATATATGCTTTTGCAT CACAAGATGTCTTCCTCCTTCTAAGCCAGCCCAAGTACAGGAATCAGGATCTGGAAGTCTATGTGACATTCTTTGAAATATACAATGGGAAg GTGTTTGACCTCTTGAATAAGAAGGCAAAGCTTCGAGTCCTGGAGGATGGCAAGCAGCAGGTCCAGGTGGTTGGCCTCCAAGAGAGACAAGTTGGCTGTGCTGAGGATGTCATCAGAATGATTGAAATGGGCAGTGCCTGCAG GACATCTGGGCAGACTTTTGCAAATGCTAGCTCTTCCCGGTCCCATGCTTGCTTCCAAATCATACTACGCCGAAGAGGAAAAATGCTTGGCAAATTTTCCTTGGTGGATCTGGCGGGAAATGAGAGGGGTGCAGATACATCTAGTGCTGATCGGCAGACACGGATGGAAGGGGCAGAAATCAACAAGAGTTTGTTGGCTTTGAAG GAATGTATTCGAGCTCTAGGACAGAACAAATCTCATACCCCTTTCCGGGAGAGCAAGCTGACCCAGGTGCTAAGAGACTCTTTCATAGGAACAAACTCGAGAACCTGTATG ATAGCAATGATTTCTCCAGGCATGAGTTCGTGTGAGTACACCTTAAACACACTGAGATATGCTGACAG AGTGAAAGAGCTCAGCCCTCACAATGGAGGCGGTGAAACACAGAATCACATGGAGACGGAGAATGAGGAAACGGAGACCAGTGGAGAAGGCTCAAGTCTTCAACACAAT CTCTCCAAGGATGAGGAGGAAGATCTTTCTCCCCACATGTTCAGCTTCCGTGAGGCTATGATTCAAATTGGTGAGCAGGAGGAGAAGGTTGTAGAACAGCTTAGAGAACTGAGACAG AGAATGACTGAACTTGACTACCTTTTGGGAATGACTGAGCAACCAGACTACGATCTCGAGACCTTTGTCAGCAGAGCTAAGTACTTCGTAGAGGAGAGCTCAAGAAATATCCTTAATGTTGGAG AAACGCTGGGTGCCCTGGTGGTTGCCATGCAACTGGAGGAGCAAGCCAGCAGGCAGATGAGCAAGCAGAGGCCTCAGTAA
- the KIF2C gene encoding kinesin-like protein KIF2C isoform X1 — MDPRLCRHICPGRVVNIQRSNGLIHNATIKTVNVERCSVSVEWSEGGAIKGKEIEIDDVITINPELAEEIPAADVKENLPLQENISVQKQKRRTTLSKIPAPREVAAVTPNVSAPERKIPALRGRSTRMSVITESQGNLQENEMEVDPCTSTQTRNSSAIPAGRTRASRLSCAPEPSLTNVNGNIEDHLPPARVSSSANPVRRRSNIVKEMEKMKNKREEKRAQISEIRTKRAQEFDSSCPNWEFARMIREFRATLDCQPISITDPIEEHRICVCVRKRPLNKQELLKKECDVITVPSKCVLLVHEPKLKVDLTKYLETQAFRFDFSFDESSSNEMVYRFTARPLVQTIFEGGKATCFAYGQTGSGKTHTMGGDFSGRAQNASKGIYAFASQDVFLLLSQPKYRNQDLEVYVTFFEIYNGKVFDLLNKKAKLRVLEDGKQQVQVVGLQERQVGCAEDVIRMIEMGSACRTSGQTFANASSSRSHACFQIILRRRGKMLGKFSLVDLAGNERGADTSSADRQTRMEGAEINKSLLALKECIRALGQNKSHTPFRESKLTQVLRDSFIGTNSRTCMIAMISPGMSSCEYTLNTLRYADRVKELSPHNGGGETQNHMETENEETETSGEGSSLQHNLSKDEEEDLSPHMFSFREAMIQIGEQEEKVVEQLRELRQRMTELDYLLGMTEQPDYDLETFVSRAKYFVEESSRNILNVGETLGALVVAMQLEEQASRQMSKQRPQ; from the exons ATGGATCCCCGCCTTTGCCGCCACATTTGCCCCGGCCGCGTCGTCAACATCCAACGGAGCAACG GCCTCATCCACAACGCCACGATAAAGACAGTGAACGTGGAGCGCTGCTCTGTGTCTGTGGAGTGGTCCGAGGGCGGCGCCATCAAGGGCAAGGAG ATTGAGATTGACGATGTGATAACAATAAATCCTGAGTTAGCAGAAGAAATACCTGCTGCAGATGTGAAAGAGAACCTTCCTCTGCAAGAGAATATAAGTGTACAG aaaCAGAAACGTAGAACAACCCTTTCAAAAATTCCTGCTCCACGTGAAG TTGCAGCAGTGACACCTAATGTCTCTGCACCTGAGCGGAAGATTCCAG CTCTGCGTGGCCGTTCCACCAGGATGTCTGTTATCACAGAGTCTCAGGGCAACCTCCAGGAAAATGAGATGGAGGTGGATCCCTGCACCTCTACACAAACAAGAAACAGTTCAGCAATTCCTG ctggcCGGACCAGGGCTAGCAGGCTGAGCTGTGCCCCAGAACCCTCACTGACAAATGTAAATGGAAATATAGAGGATCATCTGCCTCCTGCTAGAGTGAGCTCTTCAGCAAACCCAG TTCGGAGAAGGTCTAACATTgtgaaagagatggagaaaatgaagaacaagagggaagaaaagagagctCAGATCAGTGAAATCAGGACAAAACGTGCACAG GAGTTTGACAGCAGCTGTCCAAATTGGGAATTTGCACGGATGATCAGAGAATTCAGAGCAACACTGGACTGCCAACCGATATCTATAACTGACCCA ATAGAAGAACATAGGATTTGTGTCTGTGTGAGGAAACGCCCCCTAAATAAACAAG AACTTCTAAAAAAGGAATGTGATGTGATCACTGTTCCCAGCAAGTGTGTCCTGCTGGTGCATGAGCCAAAGCTGAAAGTGGATCTTACAAAATACCTTGAAACCCAAGCATTTAGATTTGACTTCTCATTTGATGAATCCTCTTCTAATGAAATGGTATACAG GTTCACTGCTAGGCCTCTTGTACAGACTATCTTTGAGGGTGGAAAGGCAACGTGTTTTGCGTATGGCCAGACGGGCAGTGGCAAGACGCAT ACTATGGGTGGAGACTTCTCGGGGAGAGCACAGAATGCCTCAAAGGGGATATATGCTTTTGCAT CACAAGATGTCTTCCTCCTTCTAAGCCAGCCCAAGTACAGGAATCAGGATCTGGAAGTCTATGTGACATTCTTTGAAATATACAATGGGAAg GTGTTTGACCTCTTGAATAAGAAGGCAAAGCTTCGAGTCCTGGAGGATGGCAAGCAGCAGGTCCAGGTGGTTGGCCTCCAAGAGAGACAAGTTGGCTGTGCTGAGGATGTCATCAGAATGATTGAAATGGGCAGTGCCTGCAG GACATCTGGGCAGACTTTTGCAAATGCTAGCTCTTCCCGGTCCCATGCTTGCTTCCAAATCATACTACGCCGAAGAGGAAAAATGCTTGGCAAATTTTCCTTGGTGGATCTGGCGGGAAATGAGAGGGGTGCAGATACATCTAGTGCTGATCGGCAGACACGGATGGAAGGGGCAGAAATCAACAAGAGTTTGTTGGCTTTGAAG GAATGTATTCGAGCTCTAGGACAGAACAAATCTCATACCCCTTTCCGGGAGAGCAAGCTGACCCAGGTGCTAAGAGACTCTTTCATAGGAACAAACTCGAGAACCTGTATG ATAGCAATGATTTCTCCAGGCATGAGTTCGTGTGAGTACACCTTAAACACACTGAGATATGCTGACAG AGTGAAAGAGCTCAGCCCTCACAATGGAGGCGGTGAAACACAGAATCACATGGAGACGGAGAATGAGGAAACGGAGACCAGTGGAGAAGGCTCAAGTCTTCAACACAAT CTCTCCAAGGATGAGGAGGAAGATCTTTCTCCCCACATGTTCAGCTTCCGTGAGGCTATGATTCAAATTGGTGAGCAGGAGGAGAAGGTTGTAGAACAGCTTAGAGAACTGAGACAG AGAATGACTGAACTTGACTACCTTTTGGGAATGACTGAGCAACCAGACTACGATCTCGAGACCTTTGTCAGCAGAGCTAAGTACTTCGTAGAGGAGAGCTCAAGAAATATCCTTAATGTTGGAG AAACGCTGGGTGCCCTGGTGGTTGCCATGCAACTGGAGGAGCAAGCCAGCAGGCAGATGAGCAAGCAGAGGCCTCAGTAA
- the RPS8 gene encoding small ribosomal subunit protein eS8 has product MGISRDNWHKRRKTGGKRKPYHKKRKYELGRPPANTKIGPRRIHTVRVRGGNKKYRALRLDVGNFSWGSECCTRKTRIIDVVYNASNNELVRTKTLVKNCIVLVDSTPYRQWYEAHYALPLGRKKGAKLTPEEEEILNKKRSKKIQKKYDERKKNAKIASILEEQFQQGKLLACIASRPGQCGRADGYVLEGKELEFYLRKIKARKGK; this is encoded by the exons ATGG GTATCTCCAGGGATAACTGGCACAAGCGTCGCAAGACTGGGGGCAAGAGGAAGCCCTACCATAAAAAGAGAAAGTATGAGTTGGGGCGACCTCCTGCCAACACCAAG ATTGGCCCGCGCCGAATTCATACAGTGAGGGTTCGTGGTGGTAATAAGAAATATCGTGCCCTTCGGTTGGATGTTGGCAACTTCTCTTGGGGATCTGAAT GTTGCACTCGCAAGACCAGAATCATCGATGTTGTCTACAATGCTTCCAACAATGAATTGGTGCGGACAAAGACCCTGGTGAAGAACTGCATTGTTCTTGTTGACAGCACCCCATACCGGCAGTGGTATGAAGCCCACTATGCCTTGCCTCTCGGACGCAAGAAGGGTGCCAAGCTG ActcctgaggaggaggaaattTTGAACAAGAAGCGGTCAAAGAAGATCCAGAAAAAATACGATGAGCGAAAGAAGAATGCCAAGATAGCAAGTATTCTTGAAGAGCAGTTCCAGCAAGGAAAGCTACTCG CTTGCATTGCCTCCAGACCCGGACAGTGTGGCCGAGCTGATGGTTATGTTTTGGAAGGCAAGGAGTTAGAATTCTACTTGAGGAAGATCAAGGCCAGGAAAGGCAAATAA